A window of the Megalopta genalis isolate 19385.01 chromosome 2, iyMegGena1_principal, whole genome shotgun sequence genome harbors these coding sequences:
- the LOC117219453 gene encoding uncharacterized protein LOC117219453, with protein MKFFGVLCIFFIVAHASTASISQNNEPTYGLRRLHKRAADPDADAAAYADAYAEAYANAVANALARATGLSNADAIANAVAEAAGLSNSNPVPNAAANAVALPSAEPIALPDDDDDDDDDGDDVMRPRRFTCDVLSVETAWFSVNHAACAVRCLAQRRRGGRCENGVCICR; from the exons ATGAAGTTTTTTGGTGTTCTTTGCATTTTTTTCATCGTTGCCCACGCATCAACGGCAAGTATTTCACAGAACAATGAACCAACGTATGGATTGA GACGTCTACATAAACGCGCTGCCGATCCTGATGCCGATGCTGCAGCCTACGCTGACGCCTATGCTGAAGCATATGCTAATGCTGTAGCAAATGCTCTCGCCAGAGCTACTGGTCTATCCAATGCCGATGCTATAGCGAATGCTGTAGCCGAAGCTGCTGGTCTATCCAATTCCAATCCTGTGCCAAATGCTGCGGCCAATGCCGTGGCACTGCCCAGTGCTGAACCTATTGCACTTcctgacgacgacgatgatgatgatgatgatggtgaCGATGTGATGCGGCCACGTAGATTTACTTGCGATGTCCTCTCCGTTGAAACGGCCTGGTTCAGCGTCAATCATGCAGCTTGCGCCGTGAGATGCTTGGCTCAAAGACGAAGGGGTGGTCGTTGTGAAAACGGCGTCTGTATTTGTCGATAA
- the LOC117219458 gene encoding uncharacterized protein LOC117219458, whose product MKFFAVCIFAITAYAFAASVSQSDGPTDELRRLHERDADSTAAAAEGHPNVATNDDNINKINLGTAINDAAKQFVKTVEAAGNSGTVHKLEGWITIAAGGAAIFVTRLAYGFRN is encoded by the exons ATGAAGTTTTTCGCTGTTTGCATCTTCGCTATTACTGCCTACGCATTTGCGGCAAGTGTTTCACAAAGCGATGGACCAACGGACGAATTGA GGCGTCTACATGAACGTGATGCCGATtctaccgccgccgccgctgagGGCCATCCTAATGTTGCGACCAACGATGATAATATAAACAAAATCAATCTAGGAACTGCGATCAATGATGCAGCAAAACAATTTGTCAAAACGGTCGAAGCTGCTGGGAACAGTGGGACGGTACACAAACTAGAGGGCTGGATCACGATCGCGGCAGGAGGGGCCGCCATTTTTGTTACAAGACTCGCTTACGGATTCCGAAATTAG
- the LOC117219451 gene encoding uncharacterized protein LOC117219451 isoform X2, with the protein MRRQSNSACLSAGSSIGEPQIIVEESAQGEEEEELRRNESPPRSLDPDLPSLNPDLLYPWRETRKHSLPTPQCTSGITASQVRRLSERGGEGSGPSPREAAFLATLSQAPAPQAGGRRHSIVTISKLPTTPFGRNRRESIAAFPLGGATRILPSRRDSKSGLSGPPSNSGSTHNLQLDIMDNIAEIKPRKVRLKMYKTSTEQVCEIQPLEGNNSSSQRYIQYQKTSPLQRRNSEMPRTMGASGSGTAGIVCSNTDLISILSSLATSATEINWCGEEASSLREESKSSWSGKTTEQKRNRLKSFRSNSFDVSILHEAKEKLAGTSKAAATSVMAPSNWFTKRHQPMSKKQKPESLITTSLNFKLDKSKVVKAMKGTLGKSSPLGDRHNVLWDDTSGTKVDAQVFGTAIEKILTAQKGNDGEASGSSGKPSVSPNKQKTGKVTSWFSGNAKEQEQSESCEQSICSSLKDLFVK; encoded by the exons ATGAGGCGACAATCAAACAGCGCTTGCCTAAGCGCAGGAAGTAGCATTGGCGAACCACAAATCATTGTGGAGGAAAGCGCACAAggtgaagaggaagaggagcTACGGAGGAACGAATCACCACCGCGATCTCTGGATCCAGATTTACCATCCTTGAATCCTGATCTGTTATATCCCTGGAGGGAAACCAGAAAGCACTCTTTGCCAACACCGCAATGCACTTCCGGGATAACCGCATCCCAG GTGAGGCGATTGAGCGAGCGTGGTGGCGAAGGGTCAGGACCATCGCCGAGGGAAGCTGCCTTCTTGGCAACCCTATCTCAAGCGCCAGCTCCGCAGGCTGGCGGCAGGAGGCATTCCATCGTAACAATCTCTAAATTGCCAACGACTCCATTTGGACGTAATCGCCGGGAATCTATCGCCGCTTTCCCCCTAGGAGGAGCTACTAGAATATTACCTAGCCGCCGCGACTCGAAATCTGGTTTGTCAGGCCCACCGAGTAACAGTGGCAGCACTCATAATCTTCAGCTGGACATTATGGACAATATTGCGGAAATTAAACCGAGAAAG GTTCGCTTGAAGATGTACAAAACGTCGACAGAGCAGGTATGCGAGATTCAGCCATTGGAAGGTAACAACAGTTCCTCTCAGCGTTACATACAATACCAGAAAACATCGCCTCTGCAAAGACGAAACTCGGAAATGCCAAGAACTATGGGCGCGTCTGGTTCCGGGACAGCGGGCATCGTCTGCTCGAACACCGATCTGATATCGATTCTAAGCTCGTTAGCAACATCGGCAACGGAAATCAATTGGTGCGGAGAGGAAGCCTCGAGCTTACGGGAAGAAAGCAAGTCGAGTTGGTCTGGTAAGACGACCGAGCAAAAGCGAAATCGACTGAAAAGCTTTCGCTCGAACAGCTTTGACGTGTCCATCCTTCACGAGGCCAAGGAGAAGCTTGCTGGAACTTCGAAAGCAGCCGCCACCTCTGTCATGGCGCCCTCAAATTGGTTTACTAAGAGGCATCAGCCGATGTCGAAAAAACAGAAACCGGAGAGCCTGATCACGACCAGTTTGAACTTCAAGCTCGATAAATCGAAGGTTGTAAAAGCGATGAAGGGAACGCTCGGTAAAAGCTCTCCTCTAGGGGATAGACACAATGTTCTCTGGGATGACACCAGCGGTACCAAAGTAGATGCTCAG GTGTTTGGCACCGCCATCGAGAAAATACTGACCGCGCAAAAAGGAAATGATGGTGAAGCATCCGGATCATCCGGGAAACCATCGGTATcaccaaacaaacaaaaaaccgGCAAAGTGACCAGTTGGTTTTCCGGCAATGCAAAGGAACAGGAGCAAAGCGAATCCTGCGAGCAATCGATTTGCTCGTCTCTAAAAGATCTCTTCGTTAAGTAA
- the LOC117219451 gene encoding uncharacterized protein LOC117219451 isoform X1 has translation MRRQSNSACLSAGSSIGEPQIIVEESAQGEEEEELRRNESPPRSLDPDLPSLNPDLLYPWRETRKHSLPTPQCTSGITASQVRRLSERGGEGSGPSPREAAFLATLSQAPAPQAGGRRHSIVTISKLPTTPFGRNRRESIAAFPLGGATRILPSRRDSKSGLSGPPSNSGSTHNLQLDIMDNIAEIKPRKVRLKMYKTSTEQVCEIQPLEGNNSSSQRYIQYQKTSPLQRRNSEMPRTMGASGSGTAGIVCSNTDLISILSSLATSATEINWCGEEASSLREESKSSWSGKTTEQKRNRLKSFRSNSFDVSILHEAKEKLAGTSKAAATSVMAPSNWFTKRHQPMSKKQKPESLITTSLNFKLDKSKVVKAMKGTLGKSSPLGDRHNVLWDDTSGTKVDAQKVGFQVFGTAIEKILTAQKGNDGEASGSSGKPSVSPNKQKTGKVTSWFSGNAKEQEQSESCEQSICSSLKDLFVK, from the exons ATGAGGCGACAATCAAACAGCGCTTGCCTAAGCGCAGGAAGTAGCATTGGCGAACCACAAATCATTGTGGAGGAAAGCGCACAAggtgaagaggaagaggagcTACGGAGGAACGAATCACCACCGCGATCTCTGGATCCAGATTTACCATCCTTGAATCCTGATCTGTTATATCCCTGGAGGGAAACCAGAAAGCACTCTTTGCCAACACCGCAATGCACTTCCGGGATAACCGCATCCCAG GTGAGGCGATTGAGCGAGCGTGGTGGCGAAGGGTCAGGACCATCGCCGAGGGAAGCTGCCTTCTTGGCAACCCTATCTCAAGCGCCAGCTCCGCAGGCTGGCGGCAGGAGGCATTCCATCGTAACAATCTCTAAATTGCCAACGACTCCATTTGGACGTAATCGCCGGGAATCTATCGCCGCTTTCCCCCTAGGAGGAGCTACTAGAATATTACCTAGCCGCCGCGACTCGAAATCTGGTTTGTCAGGCCCACCGAGTAACAGTGGCAGCACTCATAATCTTCAGCTGGACATTATGGACAATATTGCGGAAATTAAACCGAGAAAG GTTCGCTTGAAGATGTACAAAACGTCGACAGAGCAGGTATGCGAGATTCAGCCATTGGAAGGTAACAACAGTTCCTCTCAGCGTTACATACAATACCAGAAAACATCGCCTCTGCAAAGACGAAACTCGGAAATGCCAAGAACTATGGGCGCGTCTGGTTCCGGGACAGCGGGCATCGTCTGCTCGAACACCGATCTGATATCGATTCTAAGCTCGTTAGCAACATCGGCAACGGAAATCAATTGGTGCGGAGAGGAAGCCTCGAGCTTACGGGAAGAAAGCAAGTCGAGTTGGTCTGGTAAGACGACCGAGCAAAAGCGAAATCGACTGAAAAGCTTTCGCTCGAACAGCTTTGACGTGTCCATCCTTCACGAGGCCAAGGAGAAGCTTGCTGGAACTTCGAAAGCAGCCGCCACCTCTGTCATGGCGCCCTCAAATTGGTTTACTAAGAGGCATCAGCCGATGTCGAAAAAACAGAAACCGGAGAGCCTGATCACGACCAGTTTGAACTTCAAGCTCGATAAATCGAAGGTTGTAAAAGCGATGAAGGGAACGCTCGGTAAAAGCTCTCCTCTAGGGGATAGACACAATGTTCTCTGGGATGACACCAGCGGTACCAAAGTAGATGCTCAG AAAGTTGGTTTCCAGGTGTTTGGCACCGCCATCGAGAAAATACTGACCGCGCAAAAAGGAAATGATGGTGAAGCATCCGGATCATCCGGGAAACCATCGGTATcaccaaacaaacaaaaaaccgGCAAAGTGACCAGTTGGTTTTCCGGCAATGCAAAGGAACAGGAGCAAAGCGAATCCTGCGAGCAATCGATTTGCTCGTCTCTAAAAGATCTCTTCGTTAAGTAA